DNA from Streptococcus parasuis:
TTGGAATAACACGTTTCTTTCCCAGTTTGGCCAATCAACCAGCCCTTAACCAACCCTTTCTATCCAATCAAGAAAAGGCTACCTATCAAGCCCTACTGCACCATCACCCAATCTCAACCAATATGCTAAACGAATTAGAAGAACTTAAAGAAAATGCTGATACAATCAACAATCTGCCAACTCCCAGTATCCCAATGCTCTTGTTCGTTTCAAATGGTGATGGAACAGGGTTTACACAGGCAGAATGGTTGGGCTACGCTCATCAATTCTGTAAGAAGGCAAATAATATCAAAATCATACAATTAGATTGCCCTCACTATGTCCATGATTACCTCCCCCAACAAATAGCAGAACAGATAACAGAATTTGCACGATAACACAATTATTTACAACAAATTATTCAAAGTTAAAAATCGAACGGTTGCTATTCCCGTTCGATTTCTTCTTATCCCTTCCAGTGTTTTGCTGGTTCAAATGCTGCTCCGACTTCTGCGGAGTCGTCCAATTCGATAATACCACGGACTTGTGGTGCGTTTGGCAGAGCCAATTCACGCGGACTGCACATCATACCAAAGCTATCTTCACCACGCAATTTTCCCGGGAAGATTAGGCTACCGCTCGGCATCATTGCCCCCGGAAGAGCCACAATGGTTTTCAATCCTTGGGCAGCATTTGGGGCACCAGCTACGATTTGCACTGTTTTATCACCAACATTGACCTGACAGATATTGAGGTGGTCGCTGTCTGGATGAGGAACCAATTCCGCAATCTGACCGACTACGAACTTTGGAGCATTGTCGTTGACCAAGCTTTCAGTAAAGCCTTCTTTTGCTAATACTGCATTCAAGGTCGCAACTTGCTCGTCTGTCAGGAAAACTTGACCATTTCCAGCAATCTCAACCAAACTTGATGCTTCAAAAATATTCCAGGCTACTGTTTTTCCTGTGTCCTCTAGGAAAACACGCGCCACTTGACCCTTGCGTTCAAACTGGACAGCCTGCCCCTTGTCCTCAGCAACAATCACCATCAGAACATCGCCAACGTGTTCCTTATTATATGTAAAAATCATTTCTCTTTCATTTCTCCTTTATGCAAATAGACCGGTCAAGCCTTTCCAAAGATTTTCAAAAAAGGCACCGATTTTTTCTAAAATCCCTGAATCTTGTAGATTCTTATAGGCTTCTGAAATTTGTTGCTCCGCCTGTTGCTTGAACTGGTTGAGCTGAGCGGCAACCTCAGCCGAATCAATGGCAGAAGTTTCCTGATAGGCTTTGGCAAAGGTAACTAATTTTGAAATTTCATCTGCTGTGATGACATTTTCCAAACCGTTATTGGCCAAGACATCGTTAATAATAGTATTAATGTCTGATTCGGAAGCTACCTGACCATTGGACTTTTTGTAGTCGGCAAGAGCTGTCTTGATTTCTGCTACCGCCTTATCCAAGGCTGAACTATCAAAATTGGAGTCACCTGTATGAGCCGTCGCCACTTCATTGACTGTCTCTAGCTCCTGTTGAGCCACTTCAGTTCGAGCGGTATCAACTGTTTCACCATTGACTGCAAGAGCCTTGTAAACACCTGTCAGAGCGGACTCCCCCGTCACCTGAATGGGTGCCGCTACATCAATCAAGACGTCCGTCGCACCAGCTGTAATAGCCGCATTGGCATACTGTGTTTCGGTAATCAAGGTGATGTTCTGTGGCGTCTTAATATCCACCACAACCCCTTTGCCAGCGTCCTGCTTTTGCACCAAGACAGATGAATAGAGGGAGGCTGTGTCCGCTCCAGTTGTACCTAAATATTGGTCCATATCCGTGCCAACAACCACCTGACGGCTAACATTATTAACATCCGAAATACCAAATAGATTGTTGACCTCTGTCGCCTGCGCATCTGACAAACCTCCACCGTAGACTAGTGTTGGCTTGCCCCATTTTTCATTGATAACATCTGTTTGAATCTCAGCCTGCACCAAGGGAGCAAGACTCAAACTCAACCCCAGCACCACAGGTGCTAGAAGGATTTTTCCTAGTGATTTCTTCATGTTCTTTCCTTTCTTTTGGGAAATGGCAGAGCTTCTCTGCTAATCTATCTACCCAATCCAGATAAGAAGTTCATGATTTCTTCCTTGGTCTTGCGATTCTTATCGACAAAACGACCGATTTCCTTACCATTTTCCAAAACAACCAGACTTGGAATGCCTAAAATAGCCCATTCCTGCGCCAAAGGCATAAAGTCATCTCGGTCTAGTTGCACAAAACGGAAATCTGGAAAAGCCTCTTCGATAGCTGGCAAATGCGGTTTGATATAGTGGCAATCTCCACACCAAGTCGTCACAAATAGAAAAACAGTCGGCTTGCCATCTTCAATCAAGGCAGCTACTTCTTCAAGATTTGTTGGAAAAATCATCTTTCTTCCTCCCTGTATTGAATAGAACCTTGGGCATTTTCAAATAGAAACACCTGTCCTGCCTCCATCACAACTCCTCCAACGAGAGAGTCTTGCGTTGAGGCTGTTTCATCCACATAGACCGTCGCAATTTCTCCTACATTAGCGAAAAAGTCACGCACCTCCTGCAAGGCCTGTGCTTTTTTACGGTCTTCCTGAACCTTACGGTAAAATTGAGCACTAGCGGTGAGCACACCTGCCCCCAATAAGCCTGCTAGCAAGGCTGTTCTTTTCTTTTTCATGTTGACTATTTTATCATATTTCCTCGGAATTTTCCCAAAAATGCCATTGAACTTGTGACAGCTGAGACAAACTCTCCACAAACATATGAAAAAGATTCAGTTTTCAGAAAGCATGATTTCATCATGTGTTTATTGTATATTTTTCCATATTTTCAAGACAAGTCTATCTCTTCGTGATAAAATAGTAGTAATTATGTCATGGAGGAAGAAGAATGACTCTTTTTGAAAAAATTAAAGAAGTTACAGAATTACAAAGCTTACCAGGCTTTGAAGGACAGGTTCGCAACCATATCCGCCAGAAAATCACACCGCATGTAGACCGCATCGAAACAGATGGACTAGGTGGAATTTTTGGCATCAAGGATACAACTGTTGAAAATGCTCCTCGCATCTTAGTGGCTGCACATATGGATGAAGTCGGCTTTATGGTTAGCCAGATCAAACCAGACGGTACTTTTCGTGTTGTCGAGCTAGGT
Protein-coding regions in this window:
- a CDS encoding thioredoxin family protein, coding for MIFPTNLEEVAALIEDGKPTVFLFVTTWCGDCHYIKPHLPAIEEAFPDFRFVQLDRDDFMPLAQEWAILGIPSLVVLENGKEIGRFVDKNRKTKEEIMNFLSGLGR
- a CDS encoding DUF1002 domain-containing protein — its product is MKKSLGKILLAPVVLGLSLSLAPLVQAEIQTDVINEKWGKPTLVYGGGLSDAQATEVNNLFGISDVNNVSRQVVVGTDMDQYLGTTGADTASLYSSVLVQKQDAGKGVVVDIKTPQNITLITETQYANAAITAGATDVLIDVAAPIQVTGESALTGVYKALAVNGETVDTARTEVAQQELETVNEVATAHTGDSNFDSSALDKAVAEIKTALADYKKSNGQVASESDINTIINDVLANNGLENVITADEISKLVTFAKAYQETSAIDSAEVAAQLNQFKQQAEQQISEAYKNLQDSGILEKIGAFFENLWKGLTGLFA
- a CDS encoding DUF4651 domain-containing protein, which gives rise to MKKKRTALLAGLLGAGVLTASAQFYRKVQEDRKKAQALQEVRDFFANVGEIATVYVDETASTQDSLVGGVVMEAGQVFLFENAQGSIQYREEER
- the ytpR gene encoding YtpR family tRNA-binding protein — protein: MIFTYNKEHVGDVLMVIVAEDKGQAVQFERKGQVARVFLEDTGKTVAWNIFEASSLVEIAGNGQVFLTDEQVATLNAVLAKEGFTESLVNDNAPKFVVGQIAELVPHPDSDHLNICQVNVGDKTVQIVAGAPNAAQGLKTIVALPGAMMPSGSLIFPGKLRGEDSFGMMCSPRELALPNAPQVRGIIELDDSAEVGAAFEPAKHWKG